The Streptomyces sp. NBC_00440 genome contains a region encoding:
- the ehuA gene encoding ectoine/hydroxyectoine ABC transporter ATP-binding protein EhuA: MKTPTKPVTANELIRFDNVTKRFGENTVLDNLCFSVQPGKHVTLIGPSGSGKTTILRLLMTLLKPDEGVITVNGDQLFPSKGEKQIREVRKNIGMVFQQFNLFPNMSVLRNITEAPVRVLGMSKDEASERAKGLLDLVGLGDRADAKPNQLSGGQQQRVAIARALAMRPQVLLLDEVTSALDPELVAGVLDVLRDIARTTDITMLCVTHEMNFARDISDDVLMFDSGKVIESGSPEKIFSDPEHERTREFLSAVL; encoded by the coding sequence ATCAAGACCCCGACGAAGCCGGTCACCGCGAACGAGCTGATCCGCTTCGACAACGTCACGAAGCGGTTCGGCGAGAACACCGTCCTCGACAACCTCTGCTTCTCGGTCCAGCCGGGCAAGCACGTCACCCTGATCGGACCTTCCGGTTCCGGGAAGACGACGATTCTCAGACTTCTGATGACCTTGCTCAAGCCGGACGAGGGGGTGATCACCGTCAACGGTGATCAGCTCTTCCCGTCGAAGGGCGAGAAGCAGATACGGGAGGTGCGCAAGAACATCGGCATGGTGTTCCAGCAGTTCAACCTGTTCCCGAACATGTCGGTGCTGCGCAACATCACCGAGGCCCCGGTCCGGGTCCTCGGCATGTCCAAGGACGAGGCATCCGAACGGGCCAAGGGCCTGCTCGACCTGGTCGGACTCGGCGACCGCGCGGACGCCAAGCCGAACCAGCTCTCCGGCGGCCAGCAGCAGCGCGTCGCCATCGCCCGCGCACTGGCGATGCGTCCACAGGTGCTGCTGCTCGACGAGGTCACATCGGCGCTCGACCCGGAGCTGGTGGCCGGGGTGCTCGACGTGCTGCGCGACATCGCCCGTACGACCGACATCACCATGTTGTGCGTCACCCACGAGATGAACTTCGCCAGGGACATCTCCGACGACGTGCTGATGTTCGACTCCGGCAAGGTGATCGAGTCCGGTTCTCCGGAAAAAATCTTCAGCGACCCGGAGCACGAACGTACGCGCGAGTTCCTCAGCGCAGTGCTCTGA
- a CDS encoding peptidoglycan-binding protein has product MTVPVFEEYEPASDCGCAGCVEWRRSAFHALSLREGGHPAAHGARRALVLATAAGVVLGGGTAAAASPGPGGQGQEPAAAPAEPTKLPATTRSAIISRAAKWVAAKVPYRMDKNWKDGYRQDCSGFVSMAWGLSGSEWTGNLAQYGVRIDKNNLRPGDILLFHNPANPNKGSHVTIFGGWTNSAHTSYLAYEQTRPHTRAQSTPYAYWSHSSRYVPYRYKGLKAGSGGSRPAVAHPGAKSFGKGAKNGNVTRLGRMLVARGGGRFYLQGPGPRWGGADRRATQAFQRAQGWTGSDADGMPGPVTWNLLVKGGGKNIPPAGRKTSPTGKDTRPAGKGRTAGKGRTEGKGTTGSSSAGSPISISKPTHISKPTHTSKPVPTIKPVPTTKLTSTNKPTSTGNPPTASSPGSPVGTSTPTGPATPAGPATPTPARTKTPARTSSAASDKAFPGASFFKPGQSGPHVEQLGKQLVKKGFGKYYKAGPGPRWSEADRRNVQAFQRAQGWTGAAANGYPGPETWRRLFA; this is encoded by the coding sequence ATGACGGTTCCGGTCTTCGAGGAGTACGAACCTGCGAGCGACTGCGGCTGTGCGGGGTGCGTCGAGTGGCGCCGCTCGGCCTTCCACGCCCTCTCGCTGAGAGAGGGCGGCCACCCGGCGGCCCACGGCGCGCGGCGCGCGCTCGTCCTGGCGACCGCCGCCGGAGTGGTACTCGGCGGGGGGACGGCGGCGGCTGCCTCCCCCGGCCCGGGCGGCCAGGGCCAGGAGCCGGCCGCGGCGCCCGCCGAGCCCACGAAGCTGCCCGCCACCACCAGGTCGGCGATCATCAGCCGCGCCGCGAAGTGGGTGGCGGCCAAGGTCCCGTACCGCATGGACAAGAACTGGAAGGACGGGTACCGGCAGGACTGCTCCGGCTTCGTCTCGATGGCCTGGGGGCTGAGCGGGAGCGAATGGACGGGAAACCTGGCCCAGTACGGGGTGCGGATAGACAAGAACAATCTCCGGCCCGGCGACATCCTGCTGTTCCACAACCCGGCGAACCCCAACAAGGGCTCGCACGTCACCATCTTCGGTGGCTGGACCAACTCCGCCCACACCTCCTACCTGGCGTACGAGCAGACGCGGCCGCACACCCGCGCGCAGTCGACCCCGTATGCCTACTGGTCCCACTCCAGCCGCTATGTGCCCTACCGCTACAAGGGGCTCAAGGCCGGCAGCGGCGGTTCCCGGCCGGCCGTCGCCCACCCCGGGGCGAAGTCCTTCGGGAAGGGCGCGAAGAACGGCAACGTCACCCGGCTCGGCCGGATGCTCGTCGCGCGCGGTGGCGGCCGTTTCTACCTGCAGGGCCCCGGCCCGAGGTGGGGTGGGGCCGACCGCCGGGCCACCCAGGCGTTCCAGCGAGCCCAGGGGTGGACCGGCTCCGACGCGGACGGGATGCCCGGCCCCGTCACCTGGAACCTGCTGGTGAAGGGCGGCGGCAAGAACATCCCGCCCGCCGGCAGGAAGACCTCACCCACCGGCAAGGACACCCGGCCCGCAGGGAAGGGCCGTACCGCAGGGAAGGGCCGTACCGAGGGCAAGGGCACCACCGGCAGCAGTAGTGCGGGGAGTCCCATCAGCATCAGCAAGCCCACGCACATCAGCAAGCCCACGCACACCAGCAAACCTGTCCCCACCATCAAGCCCGTCCCCACCACCAAGCTCACCAGCACCAACAAGCCCACCAGCACCGGTAATCCGCCCACCGCGAGCAGCCCCGGCAGCCCTGTCGGCACCAGCACCCCCACCGGTCCGGCCACCCCTGCCGGTCCGGCCACCCCCACCCCCGCCCGTACCAAAACCCCCGCCCGTACCAGCAGCGCGGCGAGCGACAAGGCCTTTCCCGGTGCCTCGTTCTTCAAGCCGGGGCAGTCCGGTCCCCACGTGGAGCAGCTCGGCAAGCAGCTGGTGAAGAAGGGCTTCGGCAAGTACTACAAGGCCGGTCCCGGGCCCCGGTGGTCCGAAGCGGACCGGCGCAATGTTCAGGCGTTCCAGCGGGCCCAGGGATGGACCGGCGCGGCGGCCAACGGATATCCCGGCCCCGAGACATGGAGGCGACTCTTCGCATGA
- the ehuD gene encoding ectoine/hydroxyectoine ABC transporter permease subunit EhuD, translating into MNSWDWSAVADFMPRFWDGLLTTLRILVLGSVLSFALGLVWALCYRVKTRFVRWPVNFITEFIRNTPLLVQLFFLFFVLPEWGIQFSALTTGTVAIGVHYSTYTAQVYRAGIDAVPVGQWEAATALSLPRSRTWTAVILPQAIRRVLPALGNYVIAMLKDTPLVVAISVLDLLGQARLQGGMTFQYNEALTVVGVAFIVIAYPASLLVRALERRLVR; encoded by the coding sequence ATGAACAGCTGGGACTGGTCCGCCGTCGCGGACTTCATGCCACGTTTCTGGGACGGGCTGCTCACCACCCTCCGGATTCTGGTGCTCGGCTCGGTGCTCTCCTTCGCGCTGGGTCTGGTCTGGGCGCTCTGCTACCGCGTGAAGACACGCTTCGTACGGTGGCCGGTGAACTTCATCACCGAGTTCATCCGCAACACCCCCCTGCTGGTGCAGCTGTTCTTCCTCTTCTTCGTGCTTCCCGAGTGGGGCATCCAGTTCTCCGCGCTGACCACCGGCACGGTCGCGATCGGCGTGCACTACTCGACGTACACCGCCCAGGTCTACCGGGCCGGCATCGACGCGGTGCCGGTCGGGCAGTGGGAGGCGGCCACCGCGCTCTCCCTGCCCCGCAGCCGCACCTGGACCGCGGTGATACTGCCGCAGGCGATCCGCCGGGTGCTTCCCGCGCTCGGCAACTACGTCATCGCGATGCTGAAGGACACCCCTCTGGTCGTCGCGATCAGCGTGCTGGACCTGCTGGGTCAGGCCCGCCTGCAGGGCGGCATGACCTTCCAGTACAACGAGGCGCTCACCGTCGTCGGCGTCGCCTTCATCGTCATCGCCTACCCGGCATCTCTTCTTGTACGAGCCCTGGAGCGCCGCCTTGTCCGCTGA
- a CDS encoding MFS transporter translates to MSQPTNDTSSTNPNPTTARAGRKEWTAFVVLLLPLLLVSMDVSVLFFAIPSITRELDPSSTQQLWIFDIYAFALAGLLITMGSLGDRIGRRKLLLFGAAAFGVASVGAAYAQSAEMLIAARAVLGVGGATLMPSTMALIRNMFTDTKQRTKAVGIWSGAMAGGIALGSVMSGIMLEHFWWGSVFLINVPAMVLLLVLVPVLVPEFKDPEPGRFDLLSVPLSMGSVLPVIYGIKEMAAHGFSVPMLLCVLAGLAVGAVFVQRQRSGRSTMISRALFRKREFGAGITLNALAAFAMMGSSYFTTQYLQSVLGMSTMEAALWSLAPSVSVGIAAPTATAVAQRVQRSSVVAAGFVIAAAGFVVLNLTGTHSLWLLLAGAAVSSSGIVTVMALVADLALGSAPAEKAGSAASLLETGQEFGGAMGMAVLGSIGTAVYRADIPASAPHQARETLGGARAVGDPGMVHLAQEAFVHGMHFAAAGGAVLLLAGAVLAVVLLRGRKNAVRHEAAGAPAELAA, encoded by the coding sequence ATGAGTCAGCCGACGAACGACACGAGTTCGACGAACCCAAACCCGACAACAGCACGCGCCGGCCGCAAGGAGTGGACCGCCTTCGTTGTCCTGCTCCTGCCACTTCTGCTGGTTTCGATGGACGTGTCCGTCCTGTTCTTCGCCATCCCGTCCATCACCCGGGAGCTCGACCCGAGCAGCACCCAGCAGCTCTGGATCTTCGACATCTACGCCTTCGCCCTGGCCGGGCTGCTCATCACGATGGGCTCGCTGGGCGACCGGATCGGCCGCCGGAAGCTGCTGCTGTTCGGGGCCGCGGCCTTCGGTGTGGCATCCGTCGGGGCCGCGTACGCGCAGAGCGCCGAGATGCTCATCGCCGCACGGGCCGTGCTCGGGGTCGGCGGGGCGACGCTGATGCCCTCCACCATGGCGCTGATCCGCAACATGTTCACCGACACGAAGCAGCGCACGAAGGCGGTCGGTATCTGGTCGGGCGCCATGGCCGGCGGGATCGCCCTCGGTTCCGTGATGAGCGGCATCATGCTGGAGCACTTCTGGTGGGGCTCGGTCTTCTTGATCAATGTGCCCGCGATGGTGCTGCTGCTGGTCCTGGTCCCCGTCCTGGTGCCGGAGTTCAAGGACCCGGAGCCCGGCAGGTTCGATCTGCTGAGCGTGCCGCTGTCGATGGGGTCCGTGCTTCCGGTGATCTACGGCATCAAGGAGATGGCCGCGCACGGCTTCAGCGTCCCGATGCTGCTGTGCGTCCTGGCGGGACTGGCCGTGGGCGCGGTCTTCGTACAGCGGCAGCGCTCGGGCCGCTCCACGATGATCAGCCGCGCGCTGTTCCGGAAACGCGAGTTCGGCGCCGGGATCACGCTCAACGCGCTGGCCGCGTTCGCGATGATGGGGTCCTCGTACTTCACCACGCAGTACCTCCAGTCGGTGCTCGGGATGAGCACGATGGAGGCCGCGCTCTGGTCCCTGGCCCCGTCGGTCTCGGTGGGGATCGCCGCGCCGACCGCCACCGCCGTCGCCCAGCGGGTGCAGCGGTCATCGGTGGTCGCCGCCGGGTTCGTCATCGCGGCGGCCGGGTTCGTCGTACTGAACCTCACCGGTACGCACTCGCTCTGGCTGCTGCTGGCCGGTGCCGCCGTCAGCAGCTCCGGCATCGTGACCGTGATGGCGCTGGTCGCCGACCTGGCACTCGGGTCGGCCCCCGCGGAGAAGGCGGGTTCCGCAGCGTCGCTCCTGGAGACCGGGCAGGAGTTCGGCGGGGCGATGGGAATGGCGGTACTCGGCTCGATCGGCACGGCGGTCTACCGCGCCGACATTCCGGCGTCGGCGCCCCACCAGGCACGGGAGACGCTGGGCGGCGCACGGGCCGTGGGCGACCCGGGCATGGTGCATCTGGCGCAGGAGGCGTTCGTGCACGGGATGCACTTCGCGGCGGCGGGCGGCGCGGTGCTGCTGCTGGCGGGGGCGGTCCTGGCCGTGGTGCTGCTGCGGGGGCGGAAGAACGCGGTGAGGCATGAGGCGGCCGGCGCTCCGGCGGAGCTGGCGGCGTAG
- a CDS encoding AMP-binding protein, producing the protein MRSADTFAELVQRQWGDQRPGLKSGQLILSHHQVASGAAARAALLVDLLPAGAEPHIGVLLHNTPEFPLWLSAAALAGAAVAGINPTRRGAELARDIVHTDCRVLITSRELLPLLDGLELPGVRMLVTDSDAYRELLAPYADAVPGEAVVAPVSPSARMLLYFTSGSTGAPKAAICTQGRLAAAGQSLVTHFGTGGDDVHYICMPLFHGNAVIANWAPAVAAGAAVALRPRFSASRFLDDVRAHGATYFTYVGRAVQYLLATPERPDDRAHPLRTGFGTEAGAVDAARFAERFGVRLIEGYGSSEGGAAVQHTAGTPPGAIGRAAPGDDLAVVDPDTLDERPRAVFDERGRLTNGTEAIGELVNRGPNPFEGYWRNETADADRRRSGWYWTGDLFYRDADGFLYFAGRTDDRLRVDSENLAAAMIENILARWKDAVAVAVYAVPDPVAGDQVMAALALREGAAFDPVAFADFLREQPDLGTKMAPAYVRIVPAMPVTATNKVHRVGLRREGFRCGDPVWRAVDGGYGQLTAEDVERLVAEYGARGRAELLTR; encoded by the coding sequence ATGAGGAGCGCAGACACCTTCGCGGAGCTCGTACAGCGTCAATGGGGCGACCAGCGGCCCGGCCTGAAATCCGGTCAGCTGATCCTGAGCCACCATCAAGTCGCCTCGGGCGCTGCCGCACGGGCCGCGCTACTCGTGGATCTGCTCCCGGCCGGAGCCGAGCCCCACATCGGGGTGCTGCTCCACAACACCCCGGAATTCCCGCTCTGGCTGAGCGCGGCGGCCCTCGCGGGGGCCGCCGTCGCCGGGATCAACCCGACGCGGCGCGGGGCCGAACTGGCCCGCGACATCGTGCACACCGACTGCCGGGTACTGATCACCTCGCGGGAGCTGCTGCCGCTGCTCGACGGCCTGGAACTGCCGGGCGTACGCATGCTGGTCACCGACTCCGACGCCTATCGCGAGCTGCTCGCCCCGTACGCGGACGCCGTCCCCGGCGAAGCGGTCGTGGCGCCGGTGTCCCCGTCCGCACGGATGCTCCTCTACTTCACCTCGGGCTCCACGGGCGCCCCCAAGGCCGCGATCTGCACCCAGGGACGGCTGGCGGCGGCCGGACAGTCCCTGGTCACGCACTTCGGGACCGGCGGGGACGACGTCCACTACATCTGTATGCCGCTGTTCCACGGCAACGCGGTGATCGCCAACTGGGCCCCCGCCGTGGCGGCGGGCGCCGCCGTCGCGCTGCGCCCCCGCTTCTCGGCCTCCCGCTTCCTGGATGACGTACGGGCCCACGGCGCCACGTACTTCACCTATGTCGGCCGGGCCGTGCAGTACCTGCTGGCCACACCCGAGCGCCCCGATGACCGTGCGCACCCGCTGCGGACCGGCTTCGGCACGGAGGCGGGGGCGGTGGACGCGGCGCGTTTCGCCGAACGGTTCGGCGTGCGGCTGATCGAGGGGTACGGATCGTCCGAGGGCGGCGCGGCCGTCCAGCACACCGCAGGCACACCCCCGGGCGCGATCGGCCGGGCTGCGCCGGGTGACGACCTGGCGGTGGTCGACCCGGACACCCTCGACGAGCGGCCCCGTGCCGTCTTCGACGAGCGCGGCCGCCTCACCAACGGCACTGAAGCGATAGGTGAGTTGGTCAACCGGGGGCCCAACCCGTTCGAGGGGTACTGGCGCAACGAGACCGCCGACGCGGACCGCAGACGCAGTGGCTGGTACTGGACCGGTGACCTCTTCTACCGCGACGCCGATGGCTTCCTCTACTTCGCGGGCCGTACGGACGACCGGCTGCGCGTCGACAGCGAGAACCTGGCCGCCGCCATGATCGAGAACATCCTCGCCCGCTGGAAGGACGCGGTGGCGGTCGCGGTGTACGCGGTACCCGACCCGGTGGCCGGCGACCAGGTGATGGCGGCGCTCGCCCTGCGCGAGGGCGCCGCCTTCGATCCGGTGGCCTTCGCGGACTTCCTGCGCGAACAGCCCGACCTGGGAACGAAGATGGCGCCCGCCTACGTACGCATCGTCCCCGCGATGCCGGTCACGGCGACGAACAAGGTGCACCGGGTGGGGCTGCGCCGTGAGGGCTTCCGCTGCGGGGATCCGGTGTGGCGGGCGGTGGACGGAGGCTACGGGCAGCTGACTGCGGAGGACGTGGAACGGCTGGTGGCGGAGTACGGGGCGCGGGGGCGCGCCGAGCTGCTGACCCGATAG
- the ehuC gene encoding ectoine/hydroxyectoine ABC transporter permease subunit EhuC encodes MTSGLWQHWVLPGIWITIQLTIYSAALAVVVAFGIGMARSHRSRVVRFLAGFYTEIFRGTSSLVLMFWIFFVLPNLFGWALVPMWAAVLALGLSYGAYGAEIVRGGLNAVAPAQREAGVALNFTPWQRMRLILLPQAIPEMMPPFSNLLIELLKGTALVSLLGVGDVSFAAYLVRLATQESSKIYSVVLVIYFVIAFVLTRGMRALERKTRANLGLTATGGAR; translated from the coding sequence ATGACGTCCGGACTGTGGCAGCACTGGGTGCTTCCGGGCATCTGGATCACCATCCAACTCACCATATACAGCGCCGCTCTGGCCGTCGTGGTGGCCTTCGGCATCGGCATGGCGCGGTCCCACCGCTCCCGCGTGGTGCGCTTCCTGGCCGGCTTCTACACCGAGATCTTCCGCGGCACCTCCTCGCTCGTGCTGATGTTCTGGATCTTCTTCGTGCTGCCGAACCTGTTCGGCTGGGCGCTGGTGCCGATGTGGGCCGCGGTGCTGGCCCTGGGCCTCTCGTACGGGGCATACGGCGCCGAGATCGTCCGCGGCGGGCTGAACGCGGTCGCGCCCGCTCAGCGCGAGGCGGGTGTCGCGCTCAACTTCACCCCGTGGCAGCGGATGCGGCTGATCCTGCTGCCGCAGGCGATACCCGAGATGATGCCGCCGTTCTCGAACCTGCTGATCGAGCTGCTCAAGGGCACGGCGCTGGTCTCGCTGCTGGGTGTCGGGGACGTGTCGTTCGCCGCCTACCTGGTGCGGCTCGCCACCCAGGAGAGCTCCAAGATCTACTCCGTGGTCCTGGTCATCTACTTCGTCATCGCGTTCGTACTCACCCGTGGGATGCGGGCACTTGAGCGCAAGACCCGGGCCAATCTCGGCCTCACGGCCACCGGAGGTGCCCGATGA
- a CDS encoding HAD-IIA family hydrolase, with protein sequence MTERKPIESWLTDMDGVLMHEGVPVPGADAFIKKLRDTGKPFLVLTNNSIYTPRDLHARLQRIGLEVPVENIWTSALATAKFLDNQHPGGTAYVIGEAGLTTALHDAGYILTDADPDFVILGETRTYSFEALTRAIRLINNGARFIATNPDNTGPSPEGALPATGSVAALITKATGKDPYFVGKPNPLMMRTGLNAIGAHSESSAMIGDRMDTDVLAGLEAGMETFLVLTGLTGKDDIGRYPYRPTTVVDSIADLVDLI encoded by the coding sequence ATGACAGAGCGCAAGCCCATCGAATCGTGGCTCACGGACATGGATGGCGTACTGATGCACGAGGGCGTCCCCGTGCCGGGAGCCGATGCCTTCATCAAGAAGCTGCGGGACACCGGCAAGCCGTTCCTCGTGCTCACCAACAACTCGATCTACACCCCGCGTGACCTGCACGCGCGGCTGCAGCGGATCGGCCTGGAAGTGCCGGTGGAGAACATCTGGACCTCCGCCCTCGCGACCGCGAAGTTCCTGGACAACCAGCACCCGGGCGGCACCGCGTACGTCATCGGCGAGGCCGGGCTGACCACCGCCCTGCACGACGCCGGGTACATCCTCACCGACGCGGACCCCGACTTCGTGATCCTGGGGGAAACCCGGACCTACTCGTTCGAGGCGCTGACGAGGGCGATCCGCCTGATCAACAACGGTGCGCGCTTCATCGCCACCAACCCCGACAACACCGGCCCCTCGCCGGAGGGCGCCCTGCCCGCGACGGGTTCCGTGGCCGCCCTCATCACCAAGGCGACCGGCAAGGACCCGTATTTCGTCGGTAAGCCCAACCCGCTGATGATGCGCACCGGACTCAACGCGATCGGCGCCCACTCGGAGAGCTCCGCCATGATCGGTGACCGGATGGACACCGACGTGCTGGCAGGACTTGAGGCCGGGATGGAGACCTTCCTGGTACTCACCGGGCTGACCGGCAAGGACGACATCGGCCGCTACCCGTACCGGCCGACCACGGTCGTGGACTCCATCGCCGACCTGGTCGACCTCATCTGA
- a CDS encoding IclR family transcriptional regulator: MALKPEPTAPFHSVQYALRVLETVSRYGGGVTDSDIARETGLPTFHLSSLLLMLRREGYVEQVSDGAYITGDSLVLLGSGTTREAALQAKLQNTLDQLRDSVGAAVYISRYIDGEMKITQVADGPLTPAVQEWVDFRSSAHASAAGKCLLNQLDQNARRDHISRHKIARLTSKTITNERVLFSKLDAQPATVPVLDIQEYAVGTVCAAVPLTAGSTVGCLALSLPIEHAHRLRAAADSLNRQAAPVVLSLTI, from the coding sequence GTGGCGCTGAAGCCCGAGCCGACCGCGCCGTTCCATTCGGTGCAGTACGCGCTCCGCGTACTGGAGACCGTCTCCAGGTACGGCGGGGGCGTGACCGATTCCGACATCGCGCGTGAGACCGGCCTGCCCACCTTCCACCTCTCCTCCCTGCTGCTGATGCTGCGCCGCGAGGGGTACGTCGAGCAGGTCAGCGACGGCGCCTACATCACCGGCGACTCACTCGTCCTTCTCGGCTCCGGCACCACCCGCGAGGCAGCACTTCAGGCCAAGCTCCAGAACACTCTGGACCAGCTGCGGGACTCGGTCGGTGCCGCCGTCTACATCAGCCGGTACATCGACGGCGAAATGAAGATCACCCAGGTCGCCGACGGGCCACTGACGCCCGCGGTCCAGGAGTGGGTGGACTTCCGCTCGTCGGCGCACGCCAGCGCGGCCGGCAAGTGCCTGCTGAACCAGCTCGACCAGAACGCCCGCCGGGACCACATCTCGCGCCACAAGATCGCCCGGCTCACCTCGAAGACGATCACCAACGAGCGGGTCCTCTTCTCCAAGCTGGACGCTCAGCCGGCCACGGTCCCGGTGCTGGACATCCAGGAGTACGCGGTGGGCACGGTCTGCGCCGCGGTGCCGCTCACGGCGGGCTCCACTGTCGGATGCCTGGCCCTTTCGCTGCCGATCGAGCACGCCCACCGGCTGCGCGCGGCGGCGGACTCGCTGAACCGGCAGGCCGCCCCCGTAGTGCTCTCGCTCACCATCTGA
- a CDS encoding lytic polysaccharide monooxygenase auxiliary activity family 9 protein, translating into MRKKLGAAVVGLAVAGVSLLATGSASSHGYTDQPISRQKLCANGTVTNCGAIQYEPQSVEAPKGFPGAGPADGKICSGAHDDFAQLDGAKAPDGGAWPTTKLTGGQAYTFRWQFTARHATTDFEYFITKNGWDDTKPLTRADLEPQPFMTVPYGGQQPPGTVSQQGTIPTQKTGHHMILSVWNIADTGNAFYACSDVSF; encoded by the coding sequence ATGCGCAAGAAACTGGGTGCGGCCGTGGTCGGCCTTGCCGTGGCGGGCGTCTCCCTGCTCGCCACTGGCAGCGCCAGCAGCCACGGGTACACCGACCAGCCCATCAGCCGTCAGAAGCTGTGTGCCAACGGCACCGTCACCAACTGCGGTGCCATCCAGTACGAACCGCAGAGCGTCGAGGCGCCCAAGGGCTTCCCCGGCGCCGGGCCCGCCGACGGCAAGATCTGCTCCGGTGCGCACGACGACTTCGCCCAGCTCGACGGGGCGAAGGCGCCGGACGGCGGCGCCTGGCCCACCACCAAGCTGACGGGTGGCCAGGCGTACACGTTCCGCTGGCAGTTCACCGCCCGGCACGCCACGACCGACTTCGAGTACTTCATCACCAAGAACGGCTGGGACGACACCAAGCCGCTCACCAGGGCCGACCTCGAACCGCAGCCGTTCATGACGGTCCCGTACGGCGGTCAGCAGCCGCCCGGAACCGTCTCGCAGCAGGGCACCATCCCCACCCAGAAGACCGGCCACCACATGATCCTCTCCGTGTGGAACATCGCCGACACGGGCAACGCGTTCTATGCCTGCTCGGACGTCAGCTTCTGA
- a CDS encoding class F sortase → MSSEGSSSGSGRLLTGVAWAVLLLGLWLWGRQITEGPEGSSGPKTGDVAAVGRPLGVSLPPAHDPLAGERPRRVQIPSVGINAPIVPRGLDAHGAVDPPPFGAPGEVGWFGAGTRPGAVGAALLVGHVDTNTRKAVFYGLSAVRPGEKVRVTGSDGSVSEFTIDDVQVFQRSHFNAKKVYGERVHGRAELRLITCGGSFDRTTRAYSANVVVSAYLTGVPKK, encoded by the coding sequence ATGTCGTCCGAAGGCTCGTCATCGGGAAGCGGCCGGCTGCTGACCGGGGTCGCCTGGGCCGTACTGCTGCTCGGGCTGTGGCTGTGGGGCCGCCAGATCACCGAAGGCCCCGAGGGGAGTTCGGGGCCGAAGACCGGCGATGTGGCCGCGGTGGGCCGCCCGCTCGGCGTCTCGCTGCCACCGGCCCATGACCCGCTCGCGGGAGAACGGCCGCGGCGGGTGCAGATCCCCTCGGTCGGGATCAACGCCCCGATCGTGCCGCGGGGGCTCGACGCACACGGTGCGGTCGACCCGCCGCCGTTCGGGGCTCCGGGCGAGGTCGGCTGGTTCGGTGCCGGCACCCGTCCCGGCGCCGTGGGGGCCGCGCTGCTGGTCGGCCATGTCGATACGAACACCAGGAAAGCGGTCTTCTACGGCCTGAGTGCGGTCCGTCCTGGCGAGAAGGTGCGGGTGACGGGCTCTGACGGCTCGGTCAGCGAGTTCACCATCGACGATGTCCAGGTCTTCCAGCGCAGCCACTTCAACGCGAAGAAGGTGTACGGGGAGCGGGTGCACGGCCGTGCGGAGCTGAGGCTGATCACCTGCGGCGGCTCGTTCGACCGTACGACGCGGGCATACAGCGCGAATGTGGTGGTCTCGGCCTACCTCACGGGTGTGCCGAAGAAGTGA